A window of the Brassica napus cultivar Da-Ae chromosome A2, Da-Ae, whole genome shotgun sequence genome harbors these coding sequences:
- the LOC106404349 gene encoding GDSL esterase/lipase At4g10955-like isoform X1 has protein sequence MFDQVEKHMEEEDDMVKEGLMASPREIFSISGPIHLTTIDWNNSYHRTSVASCLVQAVYTLERDRQQNRIGLKSQAHHWWEFFNFTLAETLIDQSDGSIYGAVFQYKLFSYNYHNTPYSKTPPLHVIAFRGTIMKPHSRSRDLRLDLRCVRDSLHDSTRFVHAIEVIKTAVAKTGNAAVWLAGHSLGAAVALLAGKIMTRSGFPLECYLFNPPFSSIPIEKLVKSEKLKHGVRFAGSLVKAGVAIAVKGRHHHNKGQEDDSFMKLASWIPYLYVNPLDPICSEYIGYFNHRNKMFEIGAGKIERIATRNSLRSLLTGGGGGGSSCSDSTSEPLHLLPSAYMTINTSKSPDFKRAHGIHQWWDPMFNGEYVLHQFNQ, from the exons ATGTTTGATCAGGTAGAGAAACacatggaagaagaagatgatatggTGAAAGAGGGGTTAATGGCCTCTCCAAGAGAAATCTTCAGCATTTCTGGTCCCATTCATCTAACAACCATTGACTg GAATAATTCGTACCACAGAACCTCGGTGGCATCATGTTTGGTGCAAGCAGTGTACACACTGGAACGAGACAGACAGCAAAACAGGATTGGTCTCAAGTCACAAGCACATCATTGGTGGGAGTTTTTCAACTTCACTTTAGCCGAAACCCTAATCGACCAATCAGATGGATCCATATACGGCGCCGTTTTCCAGTACAAACTCTTTTCTTACAACTACCATAATACCCCTTATTCGAAAACACCTCCTCTTCACGTGATCGCGTTCCGCGGCACGATCATGAAGCCGCACTCTCGGTCACGTGACCTTAGGCTCGACCTACGCTGCGTCCGAGATAGCCTCCACGACAGCACAAGATTCGTGCATGCAATAGAGGTGATCAAAACCGCGGTGGCTAAAACCGGCAATGCAGCCGTGTGGCTCGCCGGACATTCTCTTGGAGCTGCCGTGGCTTTGCTAGCCGGGAAGATTATGACTAGGTCTGGTTTTCCTCTCGAGTGTTACCTTTTCAATCCTCCTTTCTCATCTATTCCGATAGAGAAGCTAGTGAAGAGCGAGAAGCTTAAACATGGAGTTAGATTCGCCGGAAGTCTAGTCAAAGCCGGAGTAGCCATTGCTGTCAAGGGTCGCCACCATCACAATAAG GGTCAAGAAGACGATTCGTTTATGAAACTAGCATCATGGATACCTTATTTGTATGTGAATCCTTTAGACCCAATCTGCTCAGAATACATTGGTTACTTCAACCACAGAAACAAAATGTTTGAGATAGGAGCTGGAAAAATCGAGAGGATCGCTACGAGGAACTCACTTAGGAGTCTGTTGACgggaggcggaggaggaggaagctCGTGTTCGGATTCTACATCGGAACCTCTTCATCTTTTACCATCTGCGTATATGACGATAAACACTAGCAAATCCCCTGATTTTAAGAGGGCTCATGGGATCCATCAATGGTGGGATCCCATGTTCAATGGTGAATATGTTTTGCATCAGTTTAATCAATGA
- the LOC106404349 gene encoding GDSL esterase/lipase At4g10955-like isoform X2, protein MEEEDDMVKEGLMASPREIFSISGPIHLTTIDWNNSYHRTSVASCLVQAVYTLERDRQQNRIGLKSQAHHWWEFFNFTLAETLIDQSDGSIYGAVFQYKLFSYNYHNTPYSKTPPLHVIAFRGTIMKPHSRSRDLRLDLRCVRDSLHDSTRFVHAIEVIKTAVAKTGNAAVWLAGHSLGAAVALLAGKIMTRSGFPLECYLFNPPFSSIPIEKLVKSEKLKHGVRFAGSLVKAGVAIAVKGRHHHNKGQEDDSFMKLASWIPYLYVNPLDPICSEYIGYFNHRNKMFEIGAGKIERIATRNSLRSLLTGGGGGGSSCSDSTSEPLHLLPSAYMTINTSKSPDFKRAHGIHQWWDPMFNGEYVLHQFNQ, encoded by the exons atggaagaagaagatgatatggTGAAAGAGGGGTTAATGGCCTCTCCAAGAGAAATCTTCAGCATTTCTGGTCCCATTCATCTAACAACCATTGACTg GAATAATTCGTACCACAGAACCTCGGTGGCATCATGTTTGGTGCAAGCAGTGTACACACTGGAACGAGACAGACAGCAAAACAGGATTGGTCTCAAGTCACAAGCACATCATTGGTGGGAGTTTTTCAACTTCACTTTAGCCGAAACCCTAATCGACCAATCAGATGGATCCATATACGGCGCCGTTTTCCAGTACAAACTCTTTTCTTACAACTACCATAATACCCCTTATTCGAAAACACCTCCTCTTCACGTGATCGCGTTCCGCGGCACGATCATGAAGCCGCACTCTCGGTCACGTGACCTTAGGCTCGACCTACGCTGCGTCCGAGATAGCCTCCACGACAGCACAAGATTCGTGCATGCAATAGAGGTGATCAAAACCGCGGTGGCTAAAACCGGCAATGCAGCCGTGTGGCTCGCCGGACATTCTCTTGGAGCTGCCGTGGCTTTGCTAGCCGGGAAGATTATGACTAGGTCTGGTTTTCCTCTCGAGTGTTACCTTTTCAATCCTCCTTTCTCATCTATTCCGATAGAGAAGCTAGTGAAGAGCGAGAAGCTTAAACATGGAGTTAGATTCGCCGGAAGTCTAGTCAAAGCCGGAGTAGCCATTGCTGTCAAGGGTCGCCACCATCACAATAAG GGTCAAGAAGACGATTCGTTTATGAAACTAGCATCATGGATACCTTATTTGTATGTGAATCCTTTAGACCCAATCTGCTCAGAATACATTGGTTACTTCAACCACAGAAACAAAATGTTTGAGATAGGAGCTGGAAAAATCGAGAGGATCGCTACGAGGAACTCACTTAGGAGTCTGTTGACgggaggcggaggaggaggaagctCGTGTTCGGATTCTACATCGGAACCTCTTCATCTTTTACCATCTGCGTATATGACGATAAACACTAGCAAATCCCCTGATTTTAAGAGGGCTCATGGGATCCATCAATGGTGGGATCCCATGTTCAATGGTGAATATGTTTTGCATCAGTTTAATCAATGA